The following nucleotide sequence is from Gadus macrocephalus chromosome 18, ASM3116895v1.
TTATCTCCCCGGGTCACATGGCCACAGATCCTCGGCGCGTCATAAGGATGCGGTCGGCCAGAGCCGGGCACCATCCAAGCCCTCCTCGGCCCACTGCTTGACCATATGTCCACAACCGGTAagcatttatgttttttttgttattaattTATCTCGACTCGACGAATGCATTTGACTTTGAATGAATTTGAACCTGTTATATTAATCGCTGAAatataaatcaatattaaaacgAGAGCCAACGATAGGCAGTCGCTCTTCGACAGGGCTGGCGGTGTGTGTGCCGTTCAAGGGTAACCTCTCGTAATCGACTGGCTGTGGATGATGGTGTGGTTAAATTTAGATAGCTTTACGCGGTACGAGGTTAGGAACAGCCAGGCGCGCCGCACACTGCAGCTTGCAGCAGCACCAGGGGCAGAACCACGGACACTTGACTGGCTGCAGCCCTGCTTCACACACGTAACGCCGGATTCTAATTTGTCCACCGCTCTGGAGGTATTTCAGGAGTGCTTACATGATGTTCGGTGAACCGCGGGAAGGTTGTGTGTGGCATTATGTTGCCCATAATAACCCCTAACTTTACAATCCATAAATAGCTTATAACAATAGTTCATAAAATGTTAAAACGATGTAAAATGTTCGTACACATTTCGATATCCAGGCACTACTAGGCTATTACAGAATCAGATGGTATAAGCATATAATAAACATAAAGCCCTTAGCCTTTTGACTCCCAACACCCAATCAAACTCCCACATGATACGATCAGACGGATAATACAATACTTTTTCGAAGTGTAGCCTAGCCTATAACTTAGCCTACATTTAAAATTTATGTAtagattttttattatttaggcCATTCAATGCAAATATACAACGAAACGTTTAACGAATTGGTAAAGTCGTCTCATGTCCGTATCGGCCCACCGGCGAGGTCCTCTATTCTGCTCCACTTATGGTCAAGATATGCAGTGATGCAACTCCGACATGTGCAGCTAGTACACTCAAGTTACACAAGTCTGCCAAAGTGAACTCTATATGGAGCGTATGTGTTCTGAAAGGGATCCCCTTTTTTTAGTCAGCTCTCCTGCGAGGCCAAGAGAGAGAGTCTAGACACACCGCTTACAGTGGGTTGAACGGATCGCAGTGTGTGGGATAACGTGGAATGTTGGTCTATTTAACCCCCTCAGAACTTTTCAATGGTTTAATTCCCTCGTTGTTTTACTGTGTAGGCATATAACAACCTTCTGTGGATGGTTCAAACACATTGATTAAGGGTTGTTTTGTTCTAAAAAAAAGTGTAGGACCCTTGGTGATTTTCTTGTGCTTATTTGTTCAACGGAAGGGTAGAGTGGGTAGGCCTAAGTGCCTCCTGTTGGCTCGCCCTGTGCCTTTTCTTCCTCATTCCCTCTCATGTAAACACCACTTACCCCCTGGCGGAGTTCTAAATCCCTCACCTTGCATCACTGTGACTGACATCTCGCCCTCAagccagtaggcctacacagtaCAGGGTGACTCCTGTTGGTTTGAACTCGTtgatttctccttttttttttcccatttcTCTTGTTGATCAGCCATTTCCATAACACCAGCTCAGCCTGCATAAGAATTGTAAATACGCGCTTATCTCGGGCACCATCACCCAACCCCCATCACGTGGTAACCACACTGCTCAGGAGGACTCTGAGCAGTTATGTATTTAGTTTCACCCAGTGGCACGATACTCGTTCCTAATCTTATCATTCGCTGCACGCCGTGCTTGACGACCACACCTATCTCTTCCTCCTTCAGTGAAGGACGAGGCCCCCGCTCTGCTCTGACCGCCATGGCCGCCCCTAGCacggcccccgccgccgccaacgGCCAACGCTTCCTCATCCTGTTCGACTTCGACGAGACCATGATCGCGGAGAACAGCGACGACGCGGTGGTCCGCGCCGCCCCCGGCCAGCGGCTCCCCGACTGGCTGGTGGCGGCGTACCGCGAGGGCCACTACAACGAGCACATGCAGCGCGTGCTTTCCCACCTGGCCCAGCAGGGCGTCGGCGAGGACGCCATCCGCGCGGCGCTGGAGAAGATCCCGCCCACGCCGGGCCTGGCCGCCCTCTTCCAGTTCCTGCGCGCCCACCCGCACGACTacgaggcggtggtggtgtcggACGCCAACACGTACTTCATCGAGACGTGGCTGCGGCGCTTCGGCGCGCTGCCGCTCTTCCGCCGGGTGTTCAGCAACCCGGCGGGCTTCGACGCCGCCGGGCGCCTGGTGCTGCGGCCCTTCCACGCGCACGCCTGCGCCCGTTGCCCCGACAACATGTGCAAGCAGGTGATCCTGCGCGAGTACCTGGCGCGGCGCCAGGAGGAGCGCGGCGGCCGGGCCTTCCAGCAGGTGCTGTACGTGGGCGACGGCGCCAACGACGTGTGCCCGTCCCTGGCCCTGGGGCCCGGGGACGTGGTGTTCCCCCGCAGGGACTTCCCCATGCACCGGCTCAtagaggcggcggcggggggcggtgGCGGCGCCGGGGGCGGGACGGCGCCCCTGAAGGCCCAGGTGGTCCCCTGGAGCAGCGGGGAGGACGTGGTGGCCTGCCTGCAGACACTGGGgaaggagagatgagggggagggggaggaggccgtGTGTGTGAAAAAGAGACAGGTTAAAGGAGCAATAAGGAGAGcgaaggagagtgtgtgtgtgtgtgtgtgtgtgtgtgtgtgtgtgtgtgtgcgtgtgcgtgtgtgtgtgtgtgtgtgcgtgtgtgtgtgtgtgtgtgtgtcggctagagaaagagaaagagaggccaCTTGTAAGAGcaagatagagagggggagaggatgaaggagtgtgtgtgtcagagattaGAGGGCTCGAGCGCGTTAGAGTGGACGAGGCGAGTACCCTCAGTATATATGCATGATTACATCCCAGCTCACCTAGAAACCTAAAAGACATTTACCAAGACAAATATTATCACAGTATGATTGTATACCCAGCAACCCCCATAGAGAGGATTACGTTTTCTACTGCATGAAAAAAAATCAACCTGAATCAATCCTTTGTAACTGCAGCCAGACAAAGGGAAGCATTTTAGCTTTTGTAATGCTTACTTTATGAGCTTATACAATTAAAACAGTAGTTTATTGTAATACAACCCTTTAAAACCACTCAATATAACATTCTATAGCTCTTTTTCCCAGGTATACGTATCAAACCACCTCAAACTTTTTTGCTACACTATAAACGCAGATTAAATCACCCATTTGACTTTTCAGCCTTGTATTAAATACTTGTACTCTAGGAATTCAGCTAGTACTATTCACTAGTAGAGGGAGAAATATTGTGAAGCAGTATTGAAACAAGCTCGTAAGGAATAGAGAAAGGTTAGAAACGGTCTATTTGATGTATCCTTTATTCTGAGGTGGGACAGCTTCTAGCCATGGTCTCTGAGGGGTTTTGgttgatggagggggggggggggggggggggggatttcaatCAAATGCCATCAACCTCCCACTCACCCCTACTTGCCCATCCTTTTGTTTATATACATTTGGTCTTTCAAAGGCCCCCCGTTTAGACTCTCAGACAGCTAACGGCCCTCTAAACACTAAGCATTAGTCTGTCTTTTATGCAGTATTTCTGACCATTTCCCATTCAAATCCTCTCAGTATTCTGGAGGTTCTTTAGATTGGTGgcaacaaagacagagagagagagaggggggggggggggggggggggctgtttgtGGTTCCTTGGCTCCCCACCCCAAGAAAGCATCACACAGCTACCCG
It contains:
- the LOC132446131 gene encoding probable phosphatase phospho1 is translated as MAAPSTAPAAANGQRFLILFDFDETMIAENSDDAVVRAAPGQRLPDWLVAAYREGHYNEHMQRVLSHLAQQGVGEDAIRAALEKIPPTPGLAALFQFLRAHPHDYEAVVVSDANTYFIETWLRRFGALPLFRRVFSNPAGFDAAGRLVLRPFHAHACARCPDNMCKQVILREYLARRQEERGGRAFQQVLYVGDGANDVCPSLALGPGDVVFPRRDFPMHRLIEAAAGGGGGAGGGTAPLKAQVVPWSSGEDVVACLQTLGKER